The Temnothorax longispinosus isolate EJ_2023e chromosome 7, Tlon_JGU_v1, whole genome shotgun sequence genome contains a region encoding:
- the LOC139816972 gene encoding uncharacterized protein codes for MVIALQTHIVHHHHTNHHFDTFPIATSQYISGDRRAVRILSRRYALTATGYKFLEIGINVGPPSYVEIAVGDHRGKELLLSLESWKALYEQRQNIQNFFRNDFKDIHSFINVGPLTVRVCMTVNNIKLIRLESANVCLRMTESTLHRMFDLDRCIEARFDRLVRILAAVDAKFVQFSDIASTVTDPREASNAIYASDAFNTNQLIDCELAALVF; via the exons ATGGTAATAGCGTTGCAGACACATATTGTTCATCACCATCATACCAACCATCACTTTGACACATTTCCCATTGCCACTTCCCAATA CATTTCGGGGGACCGTCGCGCAGTTCGCATACTCAGCAGACGATACGCGCTGACAGCTACGGGATacaaattcctcgaaattgGCATCAACGTGGGCCCACCGAGCTATGTGGAGATTGCCGTTGGAGATCATCGAGGAAAGGAACTGCTGTTGTCTCTCGAATCGTGGAAGGCACTCTACGAGCAACGgcaaaatattcagaatttctttcgcAATGACTTCAAAGATATCCatagttttataaacgttGGACCGCTAACGGTGAGAGTTTGTATGACGGTTAATAACATCAAACTCATACGTCTCGAATCTGCAAACGTATGCTTGAGAATGACCGAATCGACGCTGCATCGTATGTTCGATCTCGATCGATGCATCGAAGCGAGATTCGATCGTTTGGTCAGAATCCTTGCGGCGGtcgatgcaaaatttgtgCAGTTCTCCGATATCGCGTCCACCGTGACGGATCCCAGGGAAGCGTCGAATGCAATATACGCTAGCGATGCGTTCAATACGAATCAGCTCATCGATTGTGAGCTCGCAGCTTTAGTTTTTTAG
- the LOC139816974 gene encoding uncharacterized protein — translation MVYMVIALQTHIVHHHHTNQNFDTFPIATSQYISGDRRAVRILSRRYALTATGYKFIEIGINVGPPSYVEIAVGDHRGKELLLSLESWKALYEQRQNIQNFFRNDFKDIHSFINVGPLTVRVCMTVNNIKLIRLESANVCLRMTKSTLHRMFDLDRCIEARFDRLVRILAAVDAKFVQFSDIASTVTDPREASNAIYASDAFNTNQLIDCELAALVF, via the exons ATGGTTTATATGGTAATAGCGTTGCAGACACATATTGTTCATCACCATCATACCAACCAAAACTTTGACACATTTCCCATTGCCACTTCCCAATA CATTTCGGGGGACCGTCGCGCAGTTCGCATACTCAGCAGACGATACGCGCTGACAGCTACGGGATACAAATTCATCGAAATTGGCATCAACGTGGGCCCACCGAGCTATGTGGAGATTGCCGTTGGAGATCATCGAGGAAAGGAACTGCTGTTGTCTCTCGAATCGTGGAAGGCACTCTACGAGCAACGgcaaaatattcagaatttctttcgcAATGACTTCAAAGATATCCatagttttataaacgttGGACCGCTAACGGTGAGAGTTTGTATGACGGTTAATAACATCAAACTCATACGTCTCGAATCTGCAAACGTATGCTTGAGAATGACCAAATCGACGCTGCATCGTATGTTCGATCTCGATCGATGCATCGAAGCGAGATTCGATCGTTTGGTCAGAATCCTTGCGGCGGtcgatgcaaaatttgtgCAGTTCTCCGATATCGCGTCCACCGTGACGGATCCCAGGGAAGCGTCGAATGCAATATACGCTAGCGATGCGTTCAATACGAATCAGCTCATCGATTGTGAGCTCGCAGCTTTAGTTTTTTAG
- the LOC139816975 gene encoding putative nuclease HARBI1 encodes MRHAEITMKKVTSMYYLYLRYKKLQDKKNRRIWVRPIFTEERRLAQGDSNNLLVEMRLTDSEKYFNYLRMSSTIFNELLKLVGPLIEKQTVVRKPIPARTRLEVTLRWLASGDSMTSLSYAYRIAQCTLSYLIPETCEAIWLSLQKKVIVDLTEENWSRIAEDFELICQFPHCIGAIDGKHVEIQAPPRSGSCYYNYKGRHSINLLAVSDAKNRFIIVDIGAQGRQSDGGVFESSGLPHLLETNALHLPLPTRLNNMVRRFFPRSRNPVEGYRGLSARATNSDTKRLGASQVEVTCNRITIGVGIIGLSLSYYRKNVG; translated from the exons ATGAGACATGCAGAAATAACAATGAAAAAAGTGACTTCAATGTATTATTTGTACTTGCGTTACAAGAAATTGCAAGACAAAAAGAATCGAAGAATATGGGTACGACCTATTTTTACCGAAGAAAGAAGACTTGCACAAGGTGACAGCAACAATTTACTTGTGGAGATGAGATTGACAGATTCCGAAAAATACTTCAACTATCTCAGAATGTCATCAACAATCTTCAATGAGTTACTCAAGCTTGTTGGACCATTGATCGAAAAACAAACAGTAGTTCGAAAACCAATACCGGCTAGGACGAGATTGGAGGTGACTCTACGTTGGTTGGCATCTGGTGACAGCATGACATCGCTATCATATGCTTATCGCATTGCCCAATGTACACTATCATATCTTATTCCGGAAACGTGTGAAGCAATTTGGCTCTCTCTACAGAAGAAAGTTATAGTTGATTTAACAGAAGAAAATTGGAGTAGGATTGCAGAAGATTTCGAACTGATATGCCAATTTCCACACTGCATAGGCGCTATCGATGGGAAGCATGTCGAAATTCAG GCACCGCCTCGTAGTGGCTCATGCTACTACAATTATAAAGGAAGGCACAGCATAAACTTGCTCGCAGTAAGTGATGCCAAGAACCGTTTTATTATTGTGGACATTGGAGCTCAGGGAAGGCAAAGCGACGGAGGTGTTTTCGAAAGCAGCGGATTACCGCATCTACTGGAAACGAATGCTCTCCATTTGCCTCTACCTACACGTCTAAATAATATGGTGCGACGCTTTTTCCCCCGGTCTCGCAATCCGGTGGAGGGCTATCGTGGATTGTCAGCACGCGCAACTAATTCCGACACCAAaagattgggcgccag tcAGGTAGAAGTCACTTGCAACAGAATAACGATAGGTGTAGGTATAATCGGTCTGAGCCTCTCGTATTACCGCAAAAATGTCGGATAG
- the LOC139816151 gene encoding uncharacterized protein, whose translation MSNSKKRKRSRSHSQDRHKRGRRADKKMQEMQDQITNLTNMVRQLTEGAGKTSVSTPSHSDIPPQSKTGERKSNDIIVETMTEKEDVPSQNASASVGEQSIVCTEQTESIAKEDTNRDEIQKLLGIDSNDSKHLKINFHEELRVTWMKWMKEGLPEKKRDQILEIYSRKDEFYTEAPKVNTDIIPILTDIAKKRDKHFVDTQNCVGTAILALGAAISMMLEAPEDGIDQEKFSEHLCHVGQLLSEIFHQQSVTRKSFITPLLNKSLKPTLDTTTSDEWLYSEKFRDMVKEAKVIEKAVVGLKQPEKTHKTQAAPRSQGNWKYPPATWKQVGNYYRRPTIKFRPRNQGFKQSQRKPSARTTSHSSSKK comes from the exons ATGTCGAActcgaagaaaagaaaaaggtcAAGATCTCACTCTCAGGACAGACATAAAAGAGGTCGTAGAGCGGACAAAAAGATGCAGGAGATGCAGGATCAAATAACTAACCTAACAAACATGGTTAGGCAGTTGACCGAAGGCGCCGGAAAGACATCTGTCTCGACACCAAGTCACTCAGATATCCCGCCTCAGTCCAAGACTGGAGAACGAAAGTCCAATG atattataGTAGAGACAATGACTGAAAAAGAAGACGTGCCCTCTCAAAACGCTTCTGCTTCAGTCGGAGAACAGTCCATAGTCTGTACAGAACAGACTGAGTCAATTGCCAAGGAGGATACCAACAGAGACGAGATCCAAAAACTGCTGGGAATCGATTCTAATGATTCtaaacacttaaaaattaactttcacGAGGAGTTGAGAGTCACATGGATGAAATGGATGAAAGAGGGGCTCccagagaagaaaagagatcagatcttagaaatttattcaagGAAAGATGAATTTTATACGGAGGCTCCAAAGGTAAACACAGATATTATACCAATACTAACAGATATTGCCAAGAAGAGAGATAAACACTTTGTGGATACTCAAAATTGCGTCGGAACGGCAATCTTAGCCTTGGGCGCTGCAATATCAATGATGTTAGAAGCACCAGAAGATGGTATAgatcaagaaaaattttctgaacACTTGTGCCATGTAGGCCAACTCTTGTCGGAGATTTTCCACCAACAGTCAGTCACGAGAAAATCCTTTATCACTCCTCTGTTAAACAAGTCGCTCAAACCAACTCTGGACACAACAACCTCAGACGAATGGTTATACTCAGAAAAATTCAGAGATATGGTCAAAGAAGCAAAAGTTATTGAGAAAGCGGTAGTTGGCCTTAAACAACCGGAAAAAACTCACAAGACTCAAGCAGCTCCTCGTAGCCAGGGAAACTGGAAATACCCACCTGCGACCTGGAAGCAGGTGGGAAATTATTACAGACGACCGACGATCAAATTCAGACCCAGGAACCAGGGATTCAAACAGTCTCAACGGAAACCCTCAGCGAGGACGACGAGCCACTCATCGTCGAAGAAGTGA